A single Pseudomonas brassicacearum DNA region contains:
- the mexE gene encoding multidrug efflux RND transporter periplasmic adaptor subunit MexE, with product MEHSLSKLRFPLALLAVLVMSACGKTPDTAASMPPAKVSVAKVLEQPVNEWDEFTGRLEAPETVEIRPRVSGQIDEVAFTEGALVKKGDLLFQIDPRPFQAEVRRLEAQLAQARATATRSANEAQRGERLRLSNAISAELADSRTSAAQEARAAAAAIQAQLDLAKLNLSFTRVTSPISGRVSRADITAGNLVTADVTPLTSVVSTDKVYAYFDADERVFLKYTRLARQGKRGQATPVYMGLSNEDGNPHLGHMNFIDNQVNPQTGTIRGRAVFDNKDGAYTPGLYARLKLVGSGTYSAVLINDEAVGTDLGKKFVLVMDADNKPAYRAVELGPKIEGLRIVRNGLSKDDTIIVKGLQRARPGSPVTPETVPMASEETIAALAQQRKALEASNLPQVAPSKAASDSAGKLAAATPRG from the coding sequence ATGGAACATTCACTTTCAAAACTGCGTTTTCCCCTCGCGCTGCTGGCGGTGCTGGTGATGAGCGCCTGCGGCAAGACTCCCGACACGGCAGCGTCCATGCCGCCGGCCAAAGTCAGTGTGGCCAAGGTGCTGGAGCAGCCTGTCAACGAATGGGATGAGTTCACCGGCCGCCTTGAAGCACCGGAAACCGTCGAGATCCGCCCACGGGTCTCCGGGCAGATCGACGAAGTGGCCTTCACCGAAGGTGCGCTGGTCAAGAAAGGCGACCTGTTGTTCCAGATCGACCCACGCCCCTTCCAGGCTGAAGTACGTCGCCTCGAAGCCCAACTGGCCCAGGCTCGCGCCACCGCCACCCGCAGCGCGAACGAAGCCCAGCGTGGTGAACGCCTGCGCTTGAGCAACGCCATTTCCGCCGAACTGGCCGACTCGCGTACCAGCGCCGCCCAGGAAGCCCGGGCCGCCGCCGCGGCTATCCAGGCACAATTGGACCTGGCCAAGCTGAACCTGAGCTTCACCCGGGTGACCTCGCCCATCAGCGGTCGCGTCAGCCGGGCGGATATCACCGCCGGCAACCTGGTGACTGCAGACGTCACCCCGCTCACCAGCGTGGTTTCCACCGACAAGGTCTACGCCTACTTCGATGCCGACGAACGCGTCTTCCTCAAGTACACCCGACTTGCCCGCCAGGGCAAGCGCGGCCAGGCCACGCCGGTCTATATGGGCCTGTCCAATGAGGACGGCAACCCGCACCTGGGCCACATGAATTTCATCGACAACCAGGTCAACCCGCAGACCGGCACCATCCGTGGCCGCGCCGTGTTCGACAACAAGGACGGCGCCTACACCCCAGGGCTGTATGCCCGACTGAAACTGGTGGGCAGCGGCACTTATTCCGCCGTGCTGATCAATGACGAAGCCGTGGGCACCGACCTGGGCAAGAAGTTCGTACTGGTGATGGACGCCGACAACAAGCCGGCCTACCGCGCCGTCGAGTTGGGGCCGAAGATCGAAGGACTGCGCATCGTGCGCAACGGCCTGAGCAAGGACGACACCATCATCGTCAAAGGGCTGCAACGGGCTCGCCCCGGTTCGCCGGTCACGCCTGAAACCGTGCCGATGGCCAGTGAAGAAACCATCGCCGCCCTGGCACAACAACGAAAAGCGCTCGAAGCCAGCAACCTGCCCCAAGTCGCGCCGTCCAAGGCCGCGTCAGACTCGGCAGGCAAGTTGGCCGCTGCGACCCCACGCGGTTAA
- a CDS encoding efflux transporter outer membrane subunit: MSLKAFVPSLLALALSACAVGPDYKAPQTEAANITTATDGAAGQKNFDRARFEGIWWQQFDDPTLNALVTRSLEGNRELRVAFARLRAARAIRDDASNDAMPTITSRASSNLGKGQIPGQTTDRVNTERYDLGLDMAWELDLFGRIQRNLEATDADQQAAEADLYQLQVTMIAELVDAYGQLRGAQLREKIALANLKNQQDSRKITESLRDAGVGDQLDVVRADARLASVEASVPQLQAEQVRQRNRIATLLGERPDKLSVDLSPKQLPAIAKALPIGDPGELLQRRPDILSAERQLAAATARIGVAKADLFPRVSLSGFLGFTAGRGSQIGSSAANAWALGPSITWAAFDLGSVRARLRGADAEADGALATYEQQVLLALEESENAFSDYGKRQQRLISLIRQSESSRAAADLAEIRYREGTVDFLVLLDAQRERLAAEDTQAQAEVDLYRGIVAIYKALGGGWKPETVASN, encoded by the coding sequence ATGAGTTTGAAAGCGTTCGTGCCGAGCCTGCTGGCGTTGGCCTTGAGTGCCTGCGCCGTGGGCCCGGACTACAAGGCCCCACAAACGGAGGCGGCGAATATCACCACCGCCACCGACGGCGCCGCCGGCCAGAAGAATTTCGACCGTGCCCGTTTCGAAGGCATCTGGTGGCAGCAGTTCGACGACCCGACCCTCAACGCGTTGGTGACCCGATCCCTGGAAGGCAACCGCGAGTTGCGCGTGGCTTTCGCCCGTCTGCGGGCCGCCCGGGCGATTCGCGATGACGCCAGCAATGACGCCATGCCGACCATCACCAGCCGTGCCAGCAGCAACCTGGGCAAAGGCCAGATCCCGGGGCAGACCACCGACCGGGTCAATACCGAGCGTTACGACCTGGGCCTGGACATGGCCTGGGAGCTGGACTTGTTCGGACGCATCCAACGCAACCTGGAAGCCACCGACGCCGATCAGCAGGCCGCCGAAGCCGATCTCTATCAATTGCAGGTGACGATGATCGCCGAATTGGTGGATGCCTACGGTCAGTTGCGCGGCGCGCAACTGCGGGAAAAAATTGCTCTGGCGAACCTCAAGAACCAGCAGGATTCGCGCAAGATCACCGAAAGCCTGCGTGATGCCGGCGTCGGCGATCAGCTCGATGTGGTGCGTGCCGATGCCCGCCTGGCCTCGGTCGAGGCCAGCGTGCCGCAACTGCAGGCTGAACAGGTGCGCCAACGCAATCGCATCGCCACGTTGCTGGGCGAGCGTCCGGACAAACTCAGCGTGGACCTGAGCCCGAAACAGTTGCCGGCCATCGCCAAGGCCCTGCCCATCGGCGACCCGGGTGAACTGCTGCAACGGCGTCCGGACATCCTCAGTGCCGAACGCCAACTGGCCGCTGCCACGGCGCGCATAGGCGTGGCCAAGGCCGATCTGTTCCCACGGGTCAGCCTGAGCGGTTTCCTGGGCTTCACGGCTGGACGCGGCTCGCAGATCGGCTCCTCGGCGGCCAACGCCTGGGCGCTGGGCCCGAGCATTACCTGGGCGGCTTTCGACCTGGGCAGCGTGCGGGCGCGCTTGCGCGGTGCCGACGCCGAGGCGGACGGCGCCCTGGCGACCTACGAACAGCAAGTGCTGCTGGCCCTGGAAGAATCGGAGAACGCCTTCAGTGACTACGGCAAGCGCCAACAACGGCTGATCTCGCTGATCCGCCAGAGTGAATCGAGCCGTGCCGCCGCCGACCTGGCCGAGATTCGCTACCGCGAAGGCACTGTGGACTTCCTCGTGCTGCTCGACGCCCAGCGCGAACGCCTGGCCGCCGAAGACACCCAGGCCCAGGCCGAAGTGGACCTGTACCGCGGCATCGTCGCGATCTACAAGGCCCTGGGCGGCGGCTGGAAACCGGAGACCGTTGCCAGCAACTGA
- a CDS encoding efflux transporter outer membrane subunit has translation MSPLHPAALLVSFSLMTGCTVGPDYQRPDAALAHRYLGQASVEQRSAATSASLVAWWEGFADPVLSDLIAQALEQNLDLAQASARVTQARAGLGAANAALLPSGNISGQAARSYQSVETPLGQVLNSTPGYDRYGNAYELNVGASWEIDLFGGLRRGREAALAQYQASEAGVAATRLVVAAQTADLYISARGLQARLDIANQQVKTQQDLLEKAQLLYSKGVAASYQVHQVEGTLSQVQATVPVLQTGLDAAMNALDVMLGTPPGTHRTQLANGRSIPLAPQITAMGTPADLLRRRPDLIVAERRLAASNARIGEAVAEYYPKFSLSALLGSATAVSGGNLFTGDASQAAGTLGLRWRLFDFGRINAHIDQAKGQEAEALAAYRQSVLRATEDVENAFSALVNRESQASTLTQGETSLTQARQSSFIAYQKGTASLIDVLNADATLLQVSDARAQARMESARAAVAAFKALGGGWQPPEAQPVAAR, from the coding sequence ATGTCGCCCCTCCACCCCGCTGCTTTGCTGGTGAGCTTCAGCTTGATGACAGGCTGCACGGTCGGTCCGGACTACCAGCGTCCGGACGCTGCGCTGGCGCATCGTTACCTGGGCCAGGCGTCTGTCGAGCAGAGGTCCGCAGCGACATCGGCCAGCCTCGTCGCCTGGTGGGAAGGCTTTGCTGACCCAGTGCTCAGCGACCTGATTGCCCAGGCACTTGAGCAGAACCTGGACCTGGCCCAGGCTTCGGCCCGCGTCACCCAGGCACGGGCAGGCCTGGGGGCTGCAAATGCCGCGTTATTGCCCTCTGGAAACATCAGCGGGCAGGCCGCGCGCTCATACCAATCCGTGGAAACACCCCTTGGCCAAGTGCTGAACTCGACGCCTGGATACGATCGGTACGGCAACGCCTACGAACTTAACGTGGGGGCCAGCTGGGAAATCGACCTCTTCGGCGGCCTGCGCCGTGGACGCGAGGCCGCATTGGCCCAATACCAGGCGTCCGAGGCTGGCGTCGCGGCCACACGACTGGTCGTTGCCGCGCAGACCGCCGATCTCTACATCAGCGCCCGCGGGTTGCAGGCACGGCTGGACATCGCCAATCAACAAGTCAAGACGCAGCAGGATCTGTTGGAGAAAGCCCAACTGCTCTACAGCAAGGGCGTTGCGGCCAGCTATCAGGTTCACCAGGTCGAGGGCACCCTGTCGCAGGTCCAGGCGACGGTGCCCGTGCTGCAGACCGGCCTGGATGCCGCCATGAATGCGCTGGATGTCATGCTTGGCACGCCGCCCGGCACCCATCGCACGCAACTGGCGAACGGACGAAGCATCCCTCTGGCGCCACAGATAACAGCCATGGGAACCCCCGCCGATCTGCTGCGCCGCAGGCCCGACCTGATCGTGGCCGAGCGCCGTCTTGCCGCCTCCAATGCGCGTATCGGCGAAGCCGTCGCTGAGTACTACCCGAAATTTTCCCTCAGTGCGTTACTGGGCAGTGCCACAGCGGTTTCCGGCGGCAACCTCTTCACTGGCGATGCCAGCCAGGCGGCCGGCACACTGGGCCTGCGCTGGAGACTCTTCGACTTTGGCCGCATCAATGCGCATATCGATCAGGCCAAGGGGCAGGAAGCCGAAGCGCTGGCGGCCTACCGTCAGTCCGTATTGCGCGCCACCGAGGACGTCGAGAATGCCTTCTCCGCGCTGGTGAATCGAGAATCCCAGGCGAGCACCCTCACCCAGGGCGAAACCTCGCTGACGCAGGCCCGCCAATCGTCATTCATTGCCTATCAGAAAGGCACGGCCAGTCTGATCGATGTTCTGAATGCCGACGCGACGCTGCTGCAAGTCTCCGATGCGCGGGCGCAAGCGCGCATGGAGTCGGCACGGGCGGCGGTGGCGGCATTCAAGGCACTGGGCGGTGGCTGGCAGCCCCCTGAAGCCCAGCCGGTGGCAGCTCGCTGA
- a CDS encoding VOC family protein, which translates to MSLSPFHLAIPVYDLPGARAFYGEVFGLQEGRSSAHWVDFNFYGHQLVIHEQPKTASQESVHSNPVDGHDVPVPHFGIILGWQEWEALAERLKSFGTEFVIEPYVRFKGQVGEQATMFLFDPCGNALEFKAFKDMSQIFAK; encoded by the coding sequence ATGAGCCTTTCCCCATTCCACCTCGCAATCCCTGTTTATGACCTTCCAGGCGCCCGGGCCTTTTATGGCGAAGTGTTTGGGTTGCAAGAGGGGCGTTCCAGTGCCCACTGGGTCGACTTCAACTTCTATGGCCACCAGTTGGTTATCCATGAACAGCCAAAGACCGCTTCCCAAGAGAGCGTGCACAGCAACCCGGTCGATGGGCACGACGTGCCGGTGCCTCACTTCGGCATCATTCTGGGTTGGCAGGAGTGGGAAGCGCTGGCCGAGCGGCTGAAATCCTTTGGCACCGAGTTCGTGATCGAGCCTTACGTACGTTTCAAAGGACAGGTTGGAGAGCAGGCGACGATGTTTCTGTTCGATCCTTGCGGTAATGCGCTGGAATTCAAGGCGTTCAAGGATATGAGCCAGATTTTCGCCAAATAG
- a CDS encoding LysR substrate-binding domain-containing protein encodes MIKELKTLIAVAREGTFAAAGHKIGLTQAAVSAQIQRLEAELGFEIFDRKGRTAHLNRMGHQILLQAQELLRLYDNLGASPAGLAPSVLVNIGAIASVQRSFLPDALARFHQQCPQCRTRVLPGVSMELINQVDAGEIDMAAIIRPPFSLQSDLRWMTLALEPYRLIVPSALPGEDWVELLGSQPFIRYDRASFGGRQVDRFLRKMHFALHEVSELDELEAIIKLVGNGVGVALVPQTATHRKWPEGVRALDLAEHTFHRDVGLVHRPRQSLTEPAGILVQLIAEQARATPV; translated from the coding sequence ATGATAAAAGAACTCAAGACCCTTATCGCCGTAGCACGGGAAGGTACTTTCGCTGCCGCAGGCCATAAAATCGGCCTCACCCAGGCGGCGGTCAGCGCACAGATCCAGCGCCTGGAGGCCGAGCTTGGCTTCGAGATTTTCGACCGCAAGGGACGCACGGCCCACCTCAATCGAATGGGCCATCAAATACTCTTGCAAGCGCAAGAGTTGTTGCGCCTTTACGACAATCTTGGCGCGAGCCCTGCCGGGCTTGCCCCCAGCGTGCTGGTGAACATTGGCGCTATCGCTTCGGTGCAGCGCTCCTTCCTGCCAGACGCGCTCGCCAGGTTTCACCAACAATGTCCGCAGTGCCGCACGCGGGTGCTGCCTGGCGTGTCGATGGAGTTGATCAACCAGGTGGATGCCGGCGAAATCGACATGGCCGCCATCATCCGCCCGCCTTTCTCGCTGCAAAGCGATCTGCGCTGGATGACCCTGGCGCTTGAGCCGTATCGCCTGATCGTTCCAAGCGCGCTCCCCGGAGAAGACTGGGTCGAACTGCTTGGCAGCCAACCCTTCATTCGTTATGACCGGGCGTCGTTCGGTGGCCGGCAGGTGGACCGTTTCCTGCGCAAGATGCATTTCGCCTTGCATGAAGTCAGCGAGCTGGATGAACTGGAAGCCATCATCAAACTGGTTGGAAACGGCGTCGGTGTGGCTTTGGTGCCGCAAACCGCGACCCACCGCAAATGGCCAGAGGGTGTGCGCGCCCTCGACCTCGCAGAGCACACCTTCCACCGTGATGTCGGGCTCGTCCATCGACCTCGACAAAGCCTCACCGAACCGGCGGGGATACTGGTGCAGTTGATTGCCGAGCAAGCCCGAGCCACCCCCGTATGA
- a CDS encoding TetR/AcrR family transcriptional regulator, protein MNQPSIPSPSTRGPADHDIRNQIVAAANEHFSQYGYGKTTVSDLAKAIGFSKAYIYKFFDSKQAIGEAICSQCLAEIVAAVEQAISEDGLSATERFRRLVKALITTGVNLFFNDRKLYDIAAFSASEQWPSSQVYNARIKSFVLQIVREGRELGEFERKTPLDETVDAIHLALRPFVNPLLLQYSLDYVEVAPTLTCNLILRSLMP, encoded by the coding sequence ATGAACCAGCCCTCAATACCTTCGCCCAGCACCCGCGGCCCCGCCGATCACGACATTCGAAACCAGATTGTCGCGGCGGCCAACGAGCATTTCAGTCAATACGGTTATGGCAAGACCACGGTGTCCGACCTGGCCAAGGCCATCGGGTTCTCCAAGGCCTACATCTACAAGTTCTTCGACTCCAAGCAGGCGATTGGCGAGGCCATCTGCAGCCAGTGCCTGGCAGAAATCGTCGCGGCGGTGGAGCAGGCCATCAGTGAAGACGGGCTTTCAGCGACGGAGCGTTTTCGCCGCCTGGTCAAGGCCCTGATCACCACAGGCGTTAACCTGTTTTTCAATGACCGCAAGCTCTATGACATTGCGGCGTTTTCCGCGTCGGAGCAATGGCCCAGTTCGCAAGTCTATAACGCACGGATCAAGAGCTTCGTGTTGCAAATCGTGCGCGAGGGACGGGAATTGGGCGAGTTCGAACGCAAGACGCCACTGGACGAAACCGTAGACGCGATCCATCTGGCGCTGCGGCCTTTCGTCAATCCGTTGTTGCTGCAGTACAGCCTCGATTACGTCGAGGTTGCCCCCACGCTCACCTGCAACCTGATCTTGCGCAGCCTCATGCCTTGA
- a CDS encoding substrate-binding periplasmic protein — MSPSKRVLNAPTRALSRLCLLLPLLAVNNARGEPLEIELHILDAPPLTFVDDPRGHGIVGDVAVAAMTKAGYAVKIHVLPWARAQKHVSEEQDHLITPLSRIPTREDRFTWIASIMPMERAFFSLERRVSSFAQAKETYRKIGVGLGSAQEDILRTEGFSDEQIHPLAIGDNPAQLLLMGRIDAWFNGVPESRYIWPKVSKRKLLMSPVGSSADLYLACSKQCSPKMVEDLREAVEALRADGTVKRVHDIYLPQ, encoded by the coding sequence ATGAGCCCGAGCAAACGCGTTTTGAATGCCCCCACCAGAGCGCTATCCAGGCTTTGTCTGTTGTTACCGCTGTTGGCTGTCAACAATGCACGCGGTGAACCCTTGGAGATAGAACTGCATATCCTCGACGCGCCGCCGCTGACATTCGTCGACGACCCCAGGGGCCACGGAATCGTTGGCGATGTCGCCGTGGCGGCAATGACCAAGGCCGGATACGCCGTGAAAATCCATGTGCTCCCCTGGGCCAGGGCACAGAAGCATGTCAGTGAAGAACAGGACCACTTGATCACGCCCCTTTCGCGCATCCCCACCCGTGAGGATCGCTTCACCTGGATCGCTTCGATCATGCCCATGGAGCGCGCTTTTTTCAGCCTTGAGCGGCGGGTGAGCAGCTTTGCCCAAGCGAAGGAAACCTACCGCAAGATCGGCGTCGGCCTGGGCAGCGCACAGGAAGATATCCTGCGCACAGAAGGGTTCAGCGATGAGCAGATCCATCCGCTGGCCATTGGCGACAACCCCGCCCAGTTGCTCTTGATGGGGCGCATCGATGCGTGGTTCAACGGTGTACCGGAGAGTCGGTACATCTGGCCGAAGGTATCCAAGCGCAAACTGCTCATGAGCCCGGTCGGCAGCAGCGCCGATCTATACCTGGCCTGCTCGAAGCAATGCTCGCCAAAAATGGTCGAGGATTTGCGCGAAGCGGTTGAAGCGCTTCGCGCGGATGGGACAGTCAAGCGGGTTCATGACATTTATCTGCCACAGTAG
- a CDS encoding efflux RND transporter permease subunit produces the protein MKFSQFFISRPIFAAVLSLLILIAGAISLFQLPISEYPEVVPPTVVVRANFPGANPKVIGETVAAPLEQAITGVENMLYMSSQSTADGKITLTITFALGTDLDNAQVQVQNRVTRTEPKLPEEVTRIGITVDKASPDLTMVVHLTSPDKRYDMLYLSNYALLNIKDELARLGGVGDVQLFGMGDYSLRVWLDPNKTASRNLTATDVVNAIREQNRQVAAGALGAPPAPNAQAFQLSINTQGRLVNEEEFENIIVRSGANGEITRLKDIARVELGSSQYALRSLLDNQPAVAIPIFQRPGSNAIQISNDVRQKMEELKKGFPAGMDYSIVYDPTIFVRGSIEAVVHTLFEALILVVLVVILFLQTWRASIIPLVAVPVSLIGTFAVMHLFGFSLNALSLFGLVLAIGIVVDDAIVVVENVERNIGLGLTPVEATKRAMSEVTGPIIATALVLCAVFVPAAFISGLTGQFYKQFALTIAISTVISAFNSLTLSPALAAVLLKSHDAPKDRFSRLLDKVFGGWLFRPFNRFFERASHGYVGTVARVIRSSGIALVLYAGLMVLTFFGFSTTPTGFVPGQDKQYLVAFAQLPDAASLDRTEDVIKRMSDLALKQPGVESAVAFPGLSINGFTNSPNAGIVFVTLKPFDERKDPSMSAGAIAGALNGQFSEIQEAYMAIFPPPPVQGLGTIGGFRLQIEDRGNLGYDELYKETMNIIAKSHNVPELAGLFTSYTVNVPQVDAAIDREKAKTHGVAVSDIFDTLQIYLGSLYANDFNRFGRTYQVNVQAEQQFRLESDQIGQLKVRNNRGEMIPLATFIKVSDTSGPDRVMHYNGFITAEINGAAAPGYSSGQAEKAIEKLLKDELPNGMTYEWTDLTYQQILSGNTALFVFPLCVLLAFLVLAAQYESWSLPLAVILIVPMTLLSAITGVILSGGDNNIFTQIGLIVLVGLACKNAILIVEFAKDKQLEGLNPLAAVLEACRLRLRPILMTSFAFIMGVVPLVFSSGAGAEMRHAMGVAVFSGMLGVTFFGLLLTPVFYVLIRNFVERSEARKAARALKLEAQQ, from the coding sequence ATGAAATTTTCCCAGTTCTTCATTTCGCGGCCGATCTTCGCAGCGGTGCTTTCGCTGCTGATCCTGATCGCCGGCGCCATCTCGCTGTTCCAGTTGCCGATCAGCGAATACCCGGAAGTCGTGCCGCCGACCGTGGTCGTGCGCGCCAACTTCCCGGGCGCCAACCCCAAGGTCATCGGCGAAACCGTGGCCGCGCCCCTGGAGCAAGCCATCACCGGTGTCGAGAACATGTTGTACATGTCCTCGCAGTCCACCGCCGACGGCAAGATCACCCTGACCATCACCTTCGCCCTGGGCACCGACCTGGATAACGCCCAGGTGCAGGTGCAGAACCGCGTCACCCGGACCGAGCCCAAGCTGCCGGAAGAGGTGACCCGGATCGGTATCACGGTGGACAAGGCCTCGCCCGACCTGACCATGGTCGTGCACTTGACCTCGCCGGACAAACGCTACGACATGCTCTACCTGTCCAACTACGCCCTGCTCAACATCAAGGATGAGCTGGCGCGCCTGGGTGGTGTGGGTGATGTGCAACTGTTCGGCATGGGCGACTACTCGCTGCGAGTCTGGCTGGATCCGAACAAGACGGCTTCGCGCAACCTGACTGCCACCGACGTGGTCAACGCGATCCGCGAACAGAACCGCCAGGTGGCTGCCGGCGCCCTGGGTGCGCCGCCAGCGCCCAATGCCCAGGCTTTCCAGCTGTCGATCAACACCCAGGGTCGCCTGGTGAATGAGGAAGAGTTCGAGAACATCATCGTTCGTTCCGGCGCCAACGGTGAGATCACTCGCCTGAAGGACATCGCCCGGGTCGAACTGGGTTCCAGCCAATACGCCCTGCGTTCGCTGCTGGACAACCAGCCGGCGGTGGCGATCCCGATCTTCCAGCGTCCGGGCTCCAACGCCATCCAGATCTCCAACGACGTCCGCCAGAAGATGGAAGAGTTGAAGAAGGGCTTCCCGGCCGGGATGGACTACAGCATCGTCTATGACCCGACGATCTTCGTCCGTGGCTCCATCGAAGCGGTGGTGCACACCCTGTTCGAAGCACTGATTCTCGTGGTGCTGGTGGTGATCCTGTTCTTGCAGACCTGGCGCGCCTCGATCATTCCATTGGTGGCGGTACCGGTTTCGCTGATCGGTACGTTCGCGGTGATGCACCTGTTTGGCTTCTCGTTGAACGCCCTGTCGCTGTTCGGCCTGGTACTGGCGATCGGTATCGTGGTGGACGATGCGATCGTGGTGGTGGAGAACGTCGAACGAAACATTGGTCTCGGGCTCACGCCGGTGGAGGCCACCAAGCGCGCCATGAGCGAAGTGACCGGCCCGATCATCGCCACCGCCCTGGTGCTGTGCGCGGTCTTCGTTCCGGCGGCATTCATCAGTGGCTTGACCGGGCAGTTCTATAAACAATTCGCCTTGACCATTGCGATTTCGACCGTGATCTCGGCGTTCAACTCCCTGACCCTGTCGCCGGCGCTGGCCGCGGTGCTGCTCAAGAGCCATGACGCGCCCAAGGACCGTTTCTCGCGGTTGCTGGACAAGGTATTCGGCGGCTGGCTGTTCCGTCCGTTCAACCGCTTCTTCGAGCGTGCCAGTCATGGTTATGTGGGCACCGTCGCCCGGGTGATTCGTAGCAGCGGCATCGCGCTGGTGCTCTATGCAGGCCTGATGGTGCTGACCTTCTTCGGTTTTTCCACCACGCCGACTGGCTTTGTGCCTGGCCAGGACAAGCAATACCTGGTGGCCTTCGCCCAACTGCCGGACGCCGCGAGCCTGGATCGTACCGAAGACGTGATCAAGCGCATGTCCGACCTGGCCCTCAAGCAACCGGGCGTTGAAAGCGCCGTGGCCTTCCCGGGCCTGTCGATCAACGGTTTCACCAACAGCCCGAACGCCGGCATCGTGTTCGTGACCCTCAAGCCCTTCGACGAGCGCAAGGACCCGAGCATGTCGGCCGGCGCCATCGCCGGTGCCTTGAACGGCCAGTTCTCGGAGATCCAGGAAGCCTACATGGCGATCTTCCCGCCGCCGCCGGTACAGGGCCTGGGCACGATCGGTGGTTTCCGCCTGCAAATCGAAGACCGGGGCAACCTGGGCTACGACGAGCTGTACAAAGAAACCATGAACATCATCGCCAAGAGCCACAACGTGCCGGAACTGGCCGGACTGTTCACCAGCTACACCGTGAACGTGCCCCAGGTCGATGCCGCCATCGACCGTGAAAAAGCCAAGACCCATGGCGTGGCCGTCAGCGACATTTTCGACACCTTGCAGATCTACCTGGGCTCGCTGTATGCCAACGACTTCAACCGCTTCGGCCGTACCTACCAGGTCAACGTCCAGGCCGAGCAGCAGTTCCGCCTCGAGTCGGACCAGATCGGCCAGCTCAAGGTGCGCAACAACCGTGGCGAGATGATCCCGCTGGCGACCTTCATCAAGGTCAGCGATACCTCGGGGCCAGACCGTGTGATGCACTACAACGGCTTCATCACCGCTGAAATCAACGGTGCCGCCGCCCCGGGCTACAGCTCCGGCCAGGCTGAAAAAGCCATCGAGAAACTGCTCAAGGACGAACTGCCCAACGGCATGACCTACGAGTGGACCGATCTGACCTACCAGCAGATCCTCTCGGGCAACACCGCGCTGTTCGTGTTCCCGCTCTGCGTACTGCTGGCGTTCCTGGTGCTCGCGGCACAGTACGAAAGCTGGAGCCTGCCATTGGCGGTGATCCTGATCGTACCGATGACCCTGCTGTCGGCAATTACCGGGGTGATTCTCTCCGGCGGCGACAACAACATCTTTACCCAGATCGGCTTGATCGTACTGGTAGGCCTTGCGTGCAAGAACGCAATCCTGATCGTCGAGTTCGCCAAGGATAAACAGCTCGAGGGCCTGAATCCGCTGGCGGCGGTGCTGGAAGCGTGCCGTCTGCGTCTGCGGCCGATCCTGATGACCTCCTTCGCCTTCATCATGGGCGTGGTGCCCCTGGTGTTCTCCAGCGGCGCCGGTGCGGAAATGCGCCATGCCATGGGTGTAGCGGTGTTCTCCGGGATGCTGGGCGTAACCTTCTTCGGCCTGCTGCTCACCCCTGTGTTCTATGTACTGATCCGCAACTTCGTCGAGCGCAGCGAGGCCCGCAAGGCGGCCCGGGCTTTGAAACTGGAGGCGCAACAATGA